One Xenopus tropicalis strain Nigerian chromosome 8, UCB_Xtro_10.0, whole genome shotgun sequence genomic window carries:
- the bchel gene encoding cholinesterase, whose product MLQTKRNCFRCLQVCNLLMSFLILSTNAGHENIVEVKQGKVSGINLSVKSGYVTAYLGIPYGEPPTGRLRFKKTEQRKPWHGVLKADKFGKSCFQNRENKFAEFPGTEMFLVNNEMSEDCLHLNVWVPPSKPKDAHVMVFIHGGGFESGTTSLDIYDGSVLAYAENVIVVSMNYRVGAFGFLALPGHKDAPGNAGLFDQRLALQWINENIAAFGGNPDRVTIFGHSAGAASVGFHLISPKSYPYYNRAIVQSGSGTSNWALNSEERAKRLALKLAEVLECPQTDDDAIITCLLNEDPKHLTEKQLLAKEPYALTQFLPIVDHDFLVDVPENVLGQSMKRTDILLGITKDDGNPFTLIGSTDFNIQTESSISSAELLERLKRFFPSAGDLGIQSILLQYKDWEDVNNGEKNRQAMELILRDYYFACPVKGFARYAVEHQNNVFFYEYDHRSSNDPWPEWMGALHGAELPMLFGKPFINKGRYTRSELLFSKRIMKLWANFARTGSPNVEAEDGFVWPQYSLKDEKYAVLKLNGSEVHQMLSMRNCQFWNFFFPSLLKLVK is encoded by the exons ATGCTCCAAACCAAGCGAAACTGTTTTAGATGTCTGCAAGTCTGTAATCTGTTGATGTCATTCCTTATTTTAAGTACTAATGCCGGCCATGAAAACATTGTGGAAGTAAAACAGGGAAAGGTCAGCGGCATAAATTTATCAGTAAAGTCAGGTTATGTCACTGCATATCTAGGAATTCCATATGGGGAACCACCAACTGGAAGGCTAAGATTCAAAAAGACTGAGCAACGAAAACCATGGCACGGGGTGCTAAAAGCTGACAAGTTTGGGAAATCTTGTTTTCAAAACAGGGAAAATAAATTTGCTGAATTTCCTGGTACTGAAATGTTTCTAGTGAACAATGAGATGAGCGAGGACTGTCTTCATCTTAATGTGTGGGTGCCACCTTCTAAGCCAAAAGATGCCCATGTTATGGTGTTTATCCATGGAGGTGGATTTGAGTCTGGCACAACTTCCTTAGATATATATGATGGAAGCGTGCTTGCTTATGCAGAAAATGTTATTGTGGTATCAATGAACTACAGAGTtggagcatttgggtttttggctTTGCCAGGACACAAGGATGCACCAGGAAATGCTGGATTATTTGACCAGAGGTTAGCTCTGCAGTGGATCAATGAAAACATTGCAGCTTTTGGTGGGAATCCTGATAGAGTGACTATCTTTGGACATAGTGCTGGGGCAGCATCTGTTGGGTTTCATTTAATATCACCTAAAAGCTATCCATACTACAACAGAGCCATAGTCCAAAGTGGGTCTGGGACATCAAACTGGGCATTAAATTCTGAAGAGAGAGCAAAACGCTTAGCTTTGAAATTAGCTGAAGTTCTCGAATGTCCTCAAACAGACGATGACGCTAttataacttgtttattaaatgaAGATCCAAAACACCTGACTGAAAAGCAACTTTTGGCTAAGGAACCATATGCCCTTACTCAGTTTCTTCCCATTGTAGATCATGATTTTCTAGTAGACGTTCCAGAAAATGTCCTAGGCCAATCTATGAAAAGAACAGACATTTTGTTAGGAATAACAAAGGATGATGGAAACCCTTTTACTTTAATAGGTTCTACTGACTTTAACATACAAACTGAAAGCTCAATTAGTTCAGCAGAGCTGTTAGAAAGGCTGAAAAGATTCTTTCCTTCAGCAGGTGATCTTGGTATACAATCCATTCTATTGCAATATAAAGACTGGGAAGATGTAAATAATGGTGAGAAAAATCGACAAGCCATGGAGCTGATTCTTCGGGACTATTACTTTGCTTGTCCTGTAAAAGGTTTTGCAAGATATGCTGTTGAACATCAAAATAACGTATTCTTCTATGAATATGATCATCGGTCATCAAATGATCCTTGGCCAGAATGGATGGGAGCTCTGCATGGTGCTGAATTACCAATGCTGTTTGGGAAACCATTTATCAATAAAGGTCGTTACACCAGATCTGAGCTCCTTTTTAGCAAAAGAATTATGAAATTGTGGGCCAATTTTGCAAGAACGGG ATCACCTAATGTTGAAGCAGAAGATGGATTTGTATGGCCACAGTACTCACTTAAAGATGAAAAATATGCAGTTTTGAAGCTGAATGGATCAGAAGTTCACCAAATGTTGAGCATGCGCAATTGCCAGTTTTGGAATTTCTTCTTTCCTTCACTCCTAAAGCTTG